A stretch of the Oscillospiraceae bacterium genome encodes the following:
- a CDS encoding pro-sigmaK processing inhibitor BofA family protein — protein MAKITSFLFSSALGIGALALLNFTAPYTGLSLGWSAWTIGTGVLLGLPGTVLLVVLKILL, from the coding sequence ATGGCAAAAATCACGAGTTTTTTATTCTCATCCGCCCTGGGCATCGGGGCGCTGGCACTGTTGAATTTCACCGCACCGTACACCGGTCTTTCACTCGGGTGGAGCGCATGGACAATCGGAACAGGTGTTTTGCTGGGGCTGCCGGGTACGGTTCTGCTGGTCGTACTTAAAATATTATTGTAA
- a CDS encoding lactate racemase domain-containing protein: protein MICEKPEGLSQRQLKDALAQSLSGRRYSRVLILPPDFTRMYSGAGKLTAIYCDLLKDKAKVDVMPSLGTHVPMTKAECDSFFEGRVRHEDLIVHNWRKDVVKIGEVPSEFVSEVSDGLVTDKIDVEVNRRIVSGDYDLIISIGQVVPHEVVGMANYSKNIFVGCGGASMINSSHMLGAFYGMERVMGKDFSPVRKVFDYAEEHFLKDLPILYVLTVTTNSCGEVKIHGLYIGRDRKNFEKAVNLSQSYNIIQLDKPIKKAVAFVDGREFKSTWIGNKAIYRTRMAMADGGELFVLAPGVDKCGEDPENDRLIKKYGYIGRENVLYLVKENADLRENLSVAAHLIHGSSDGRFNITYAAPKLGEETIEAINYKYADLAELMKKYNPAVLKDGWNTVDGEEIFFISNPALGLWGLKQ from the coding sequence ATGATCTGCGAAAAACCTGAAGGCCTTTCACAACGACAGCTCAAAGATGCGCTTGCCCAGTCGCTTTCGGGCAGGCGGTATTCACGTGTTTTGATTTTGCCGCCCGATTTTACGCGCATGTATTCCGGTGCCGGAAAGCTGACAGCGATCTATTGCGATCTGCTCAAGGACAAAGCCAAAGTTGATGTGATGCCGTCACTCGGAACCCATGTCCCGATGACCAAGGCGGAATGCGACTCCTTTTTCGAGGGCCGCGTCAGGCATGAGGATTTAATCGTACACAACTGGCGTAAAGACGTCGTCAAAATCGGCGAAGTGCCGAGTGAATTTGTCTCCGAGGTTTCGGACGGGCTTGTCACAGACAAAATCGACGTCGAAGTCAACAGGCGCATCGTCAGCGGCGATTATGATTTGATTATTTCAATAGGGCAGGTTGTGCCGCATGAAGTCGTCGGAATGGCCAACTACTCAAAAAATATTTTTGTCGGCTGCGGCGGCGCCTCAATGATCAATTCCTCCCATATGCTCGGTGCTTTTTACGGCATGGAACGGGTGATGGGAAAGGACTTTTCGCCGGTTCGTAAGGTTTTCGATTACGCCGAAGAACACTTTTTAAAAGATTTGCCGATTTTATATGTGCTCACCGTCACGACCAACTCGTGCGGCGAGGTAAAAATTCATGGGCTATATATAGGCCGTGATCGGAAGAATTTCGAAAAAGCGGTCAACTTAAGCCAATCTTATAATATCATTCAGCTCGACAAGCCGATCAAAAAAGCTGTGGCCTTTGTCGACGGGCGTGAATTCAAAAGCACCTGGATCGGCAATAAGGCGATCTACCGCACCCGAATGGCGATGGCAGACGGCGGCGAACTGTTCGTTCTTGCTCCCGGGGTTGATAAATGCGGAGAAGATCCCGAAAACGACCGGCTGATTAAAAAATACGGCTATATCGGGCGTGAAAACGTGTTGTATCTGGTCAAAGAAAACGCCGACCTGCGCGAAAACCTCTCGGTTGCAGCGCACCTGATCCATGGCTCTTCGGACGGCAGGTTCAACATCACCTACGCCGCGCCGAAACTCGGCGAAGAGACCATAGAAGCAATAAATTATAAATATGCCGACTTGGCTGAGCTGATGAAAAAATATAACCCCGCTGTGCTCAAAGACGGTTGGAACACCGTTGACGGCGAGGAGATTTTCTTTATTTCCAACCCGGCGCTCGGGCTTTGGGGATTAAAACAATAA
- a CDS encoding PHP domain-containing protein, translating to MIDLHTHSTCSDGSMTPKELIDHAKKCGLEAVALTDHDTADGVKEALERGAEIGIEVVPGIELSAQSETETHILGYFIGIDHPALTEALVKIKETRAIRSRRNCEKLRALGYDVTMAEAEQVAGGEMLCRAHFARVLVDKGYMPSVKVAFDTLLANGKPAYDDTQYLTATQAVELISEIGGMAFLAHLHLTRKPDDVLEKFVLELKEAGLAGIEGYYTEYTPELQEKYHAMAKRLGLLISGGTDFHAAMKPHISIGVGLGDMNIPYSVLENIKEAEGKAKKRSF from the coding sequence ATGATTGATCTACACACGCATTCCACCTGTTCCGATGGCTCGATGACGCCTAAAGAGCTGATAGACCACGCGAAAAAGTGCGGATTGGAAGCCGTGGCACTGACCGACCACGACACTGCCGACGGCGTCAAAGAAGCGCTGGAAAGAGGAGCCGAAATCGGGATAGAAGTCGTTCCGGGGATTGAACTCTCGGCACAGAGTGAGACAGAAACCCATATTCTCGGCTATTTTATCGGCATCGACCATCCTGCGCTCACAGAAGCGCTTGTTAAGATAAAAGAAACACGCGCAATCCGCAGCCGCCGCAACTGTGAAAAGCTGCGAGCGCTCGGGTATGATGTGACGATGGCGGAGGCCGAACAGGTTGCGGGAGGCGAGATGTTGTGCAGGGCGCATTTTGCGCGAGTGCTTGTCGACAAGGGGTACATGCCCTCGGTCAAGGTCGCTTTTGATACACTGTTGGCTAACGGAAAACCCGCTTATGACGACACGCAGTATCTGACGGCTACACAGGCAGTGGAACTGATCAGCGAAATCGGCGGAATGGCGTTTTTGGCGCATCTGCACCTAACCCGCAAGCCGGATGACGTGCTGGAAAAATTCGTTTTGGAACTGAAAGAGGCAGGACTTGCCGGAATTGAAGGATATTATACCGAATACACGCCCGAATTGCAGGAAAAATATCATGCGATGGCAAAACGGTTGGGGCTTCTGATTTCCGGCGGCACCGATTTTCACGCGGCGATGAAGCCGCATATCTCGATCGGGGTAGGGCTTGGCGATATGAATATTCCATACAGTGTTTTAGAAAATATAAAAGAAGCTGAGGGCAAAGCTAAAAAGCGAAGTTTTTAA
- a CDS encoding sugar kinase yields the protein MKLRQNCKYALIAPTSMGVRITPADHGPVHTADLYSMQATSAESNVLSVSAGLGLPTKVLTAFVKDSPIAAFIKGDLRRRGVDYEGKEFAQGGPWGYRHQFNIADTGYGMRGPRVHNDRAGEVGRMLSADDFDLERIFGDEGVQILHLSGLVAALSEQTIGFCLELARTAKRYGTLISFDLNHRASFWKGREKQLHEAFSEIASISDILVGNEEDFQLCLGIKGPEAGGQGLAGKLDSFKGMIEEIRKIYPNATVFATTLREVLSANAHLWGATMLCDGNWETVAPREIGVLDRIGGGDGFVGGLLYGILKGMNPQDALHFGWASGALAVSLLTDYALPADEEQVWSIWQGNARVKR from the coding sequence ATGAAGCTGAGACAGAATTGCAAATATGCATTGATTGCGCCTACCAGCATGGGCGTACGCATTACCCCGGCCGATCATGGCCCGGTGCATACCGCCGACCTTTATTCGATGCAGGCCACGAGCGCCGAGAGCAATGTTTTAAGCGTTTCGGCGGGGTTGGGACTGCCGACAAAGGTGTTGACCGCGTTTGTCAAGGACAGCCCGATTGCCGCATTCATCAAAGGTGATCTGCGCCGACGCGGCGTCGATTACGAGGGTAAGGAATTTGCGCAGGGCGGGCCGTGGGGTTACCGCCATCAGTTCAATATCGCCGACACCGGTTACGGCATGCGCGGCCCCCGGGTGCATAACGACCGCGCGGGTGAAGTCGGCAGAATGCTCTCGGCGGACGATTTTGACCTCGAGCGCATTTTCGGCGACGAAGGTGTTCAGATTTTGCATTTGTCGGGCCTGGTTGCTGCGCTGTCGGAACAGACCATCGGGTTCTGCCTTGAACTTGCCAGAACCGCGAAAAGATACGGGACATTGATTTCGTTTGATTTAAACCACCGCGCGTCTTTTTGGAAGGGCCGTGAAAAGCAGCTGCACGAGGCGTTTTCCGAGATCGCTTCGATTTCGGATATCCTCGTCGGCAATGAAGAGGACTTCCAGTTGTGCCTAGGCATCAAAGGCCCCGAAGCCGGCGGGCAGGGACTTGCCGGAAAACTCGACAGCTTCAAGGGCATGATCGAGGAAATTCGCAAGATTTATCCGAACGCCACCGTCTTTGCAACGACCCTACGCGAAGTGCTCAGCGCCAACGCCCACCTTTGGGGCGCGACAATGTTATGTGACGGCAATTGGGAGACGGTGGCCCCGCGTGAAATCGGCGTGCTGGACCGCATAGGCGGCGGAGACGGGTTTGTCGGCGGGCTTTTATACGGTATTTTGAAGGGCATGAACCCCCAAGATGCGCTGCATTTCGGGTGGGCAAGCGGCGCGCTGGCTGTTTCACTGCTGACGGATTACGCGCTTCCGGCGGACGAAGAACAGGTCTGGTCGATCTGGCAGGGCAATGCCAGAGTGAAAAGATAA
- the gnd gene encoding decarboxylating NADP(+)-dependent phosphogluconate dehydrogenase — protein MKKADIGLIGLAVMGENLVMNMESKGFTVAVYNRTHEKVTNFVEGRAKGKNIIGTYSLQELVDNLVAPRKIMILIKAGQAVDDMIEQLIPLLSPGDILIDGGNSHFPDTSRRTAYVESKGLLYIGTGVSGGEEGALKGPSMMPGGSPAAWPSVKPIFQSICAHTDGEPCCDWVGENGAGHFVKMVHNGIEYGDMQMICETYQLLKDGFGLTADELHEVFTDYNKGELDSYLIEITRDIFGYRDNGEVTVDKILDTAGQKGTGKWTAIAALDEGIALTLISEAVFARCLSAVKEERVAASKVLNGPDKKIMTDKNQFIADLKDALFASKIMSYAQGYSLMRAAAATYGWNLNYGGIALMWRGGCIIRSVFLGRIKDAFTKNPNLDNLLLDDYFKSAVEKAQAGWRRVCGAAIAAGIPIPAMSAALSYFDGYRCERLPANLLQAQRDYFGAHTYERVDKPRGEFFHTNWTGHGGDTKASTYTA, from the coding sequence ATGAAAAAAGCGGATATCGGACTCATCGGGCTTGCGGTCATGGGCGAAAACCTCGTAATGAATATGGAGAGCAAGGGCTTCACGGTCGCGGTATACAACCGCACGCATGAAAAGGTCACCAATTTTGTCGAGGGCAGAGCCAAGGGCAAAAATATCATCGGAACTTATTCGCTGCAGGAACTCGTCGACAACCTTGTCGCTCCGAGAAAAATCATGATATTGATCAAGGCCGGGCAGGCGGTCGACGATATGATCGAGCAGCTGATTCCGTTGCTGTCCCCGGGCGATATCCTCATCGACGGCGGCAACTCCCATTTCCCCGACACCTCGCGCAGAACCGCGTATGTCGAAAGCAAAGGGCTGCTTTATATCGGCACCGGCGTCTCGGGCGGCGAAGAGGGTGCGTTGAAGGGCCCGAGCATGATGCCCGGCGGCTCTCCTGCGGCGTGGCCTTCGGTCAAACCGATTTTCCAAAGCATCTGTGCGCACACCGACGGCGAACCCTGCTGTGACTGGGTCGGCGAGAACGGCGCGGGGCATTTTGTCAAAATGGTGCATAACGGCATCGAATACGGCGATATGCAGATGATCTGCGAGACCTACCAGCTTTTAAAAGACGGCTTCGGCCTGACCGCAGATGAACTGCACGAGGTCTTTACGGATTATAATAAGGGCGAACTCGACAGCTATCTTATCGAGATCACCCGTGATATCTTCGGTTACCGCGACAACGGCGAGGTAACTGTGGACAAAATTTTGGACACCGCCGGACAAAAAGGTACCGGCAAATGGACGGCGATTGCGGCGCTCGATGAAGGTATCGCGCTGACGTTGATCTCCGAAGCGGTCTTCGCGCGCTGCCTGTCGGCAGTCAAAGAAGAACGTGTAGCGGCTTCAAAAGTTTTAAACGGTCCCGATAAGAAGATTATGACCGACAAAAATCAATTTATCGCCGATTTAAAAGACGCGCTGTTCGCTTCCAAGATCATGTCATACGCGCAGGGGTATTCTCTGATGCGGGCGGCGGCTGCGACCTACGGCTGGAATCTCAATTACGGCGGCATCGCGCTGATGTGGCGCGGCGGCTGCATCATCCGCAGTGTGTTTTTAGGCAGAATTAAAGACGCATTCACCAAGAATCCAAACCTCGACAATTTGCTGCTCGATGACTATTTCAAGTCGGCGGTTGAAAAGGCGCAGGCGGGTTGGCGCAGGGTTTGCGGCGCGGCGATTGCGGCGGGTATCCCGATTCCGGCGATGAGCGCGGCACTAAGTTATTTCGACGGCTACCGCTGCGAGCGGCTTCCGGCAAATCTGCTGCAGGCGCAGCGCGACTATTTCGGCGCGCACACTTATGAGCGGGTCGACAAACCGCGCGGGGAGTTTTTCCACACCAACTGGACAGGGCACGGGGGAGATACCAAAGCTTCGACTTACACGGCATAA
- a CDS encoding Fur family transcriptional regulator has protein sequence MEEHLKTLIQKSGLKNTRHRAVILELLEQNDQPSTAEQLYSEMIAKSIPINLSTVYRTLDTLCEKELITKLTIEGGNKALFEFNSNLHRHHLICLGCKKIMALENCPLGDYEQTLENKTHFVITSHKLDIYGYCPDCRFRKKPST, from the coding sequence GTGGAAGAACATTTAAAAACTTTAATTCAAAAAAGCGGATTGAAGAACACAAGGCACCGGGCCGTTATTCTCGAACTGTTAGAACAAAACGACCAGCCCTCCACCGCTGAACAGCTCTATTCTGAAATGATCGCCAAAAGCATTCCTATAAATTTATCGACCGTCTATCGGACATTGGACACCTTGTGTGAAAAAGAACTAATCACGAAACTCACGATTGAAGGCGGCAACAAAGCGTTGTTTGAGTTCAACAGCAATCTGCACCGGCATCATTTGATTTGCCTCGGCTGCAAAAAGATCATGGCCCTCGAAAACTGCCCGCTCGGCGATTATGAACAGACACTCGAAAACAAAACGCATTTTGTCATCACAAGCCATAAACTCGACATTTACGGGTATTGCCCCGATTGCCGATTCCGTAAGAAACCGTCAACTTGA
- a CDS encoding metal ABC transporter permease, with protein sequence MLTALFQYEYLQKAVLASIFASIVCGVIGVIIIEKKLVMMSGGIAHTAYGGVGLGYMLGFEPILGAFIFAVAAAFGIGVIKRKAAGNSDVVIGLFWSLGMALGLLFIALTPGYPPDLSSYLFGSILSVTKAELWLTIALTVIVVFVITILFDNWKAWLFDEEFAAILGIKSTFLEYLLLVLVAMTVVVLIRLVGIILVLALLTAPAAMASVLTSNLQRRMIYSVLLGMFFCLAGLWLSYTFNFSSGAMIVILSVISCLSAYAVKALLKSKKMSNKAEPAA encoded by the coding sequence ATGCTGACGGCATTGTTTCAATATGAATACTTACAAAAAGCCGTGCTTGCGAGCATTTTCGCAAGCATCGTCTGCGGCGTGATCGGCGTGATCATCATCGAGAAAAAACTCGTTATGATGAGCGGCGGCATCGCCCACACGGCTTACGGCGGCGTAGGACTCGGTTATATGCTCGGATTCGAGCCGATTTTAGGCGCGTTCATCTTCGCGGTCGCGGCAGCATTCGGGATCGGCGTGATCAAGCGCAAAGCCGCGGGCAATTCTGACGTCGTAATCGGGTTATTCTGGTCGCTCGGAATGGCCTTAGGCCTCCTGTTCATCGCCCTGACCCCCGGATATCCGCCGGACTTGAGTTCCTATCTCTTCGGCAGCATTCTTTCGGTGACAAAAGCCGAATTATGGCTGACCATCGCCCTGACCGTGATTGTCGTATTCGTCATCACAATCTTGTTCGATAACTGGAAGGCCTGGCTGTTCGACGAAGAATTTGCCGCCATATTAGGTATCAAATCCACCTTTTTGGAATATCTCCTGCTGGTGCTCGTCGCAATGACGGTGGTCGTGTTAATCCGTTTGGTGGGCATTATCCTCGTGCTTGCGCTGCTCACAGCTCCCGCGGCAATGGCTTCCGTTCTCACTTCCAACCTCCAGCGGCGCATGATCTATTCAGTCTTGCTCGGCATGTTTTTCTGCCTTGCGGGATTATGGTTATCTTATACTTTCAATTTTTCCTCGGGCGCGATGATCGTAATTCTTTCGGTCATCAGCTGTCTGAGTGCTTATGCGGTGAAAGCGCTTCTCAAATCAAAGAAGATGAGTAATAAAGCGGAACCGGCCGCTTAA
- a CDS encoding ABC transporter ATP-binding protein — protein MQSAIHIENLTVYYNRTPALSDVCLEVADGEFLGIIGPNGGGKSTLLKTILGLIPVDSGTVKIYGEDAKSRKISIGYVPQFASLDRRFPITVLEVVLTGTLKTGLTPFHHYTQDDKKCAMETLEQVGIAELSGRQVSALSGGEFQRMLIARALAVQPKLLLLDEPTASVDAASREQIYELLAQLNQKMTIVLVTHDLLAVSSQIHRLACLNGKLVYHGEPELNQDVVNHLYGCPVDLIAHGVPHRVLKEHEGDEHGC, from the coding sequence ATGCAGTCCGCAATCCATATTGAAAATCTGACGGTGTATTATAACCGGACGCCCGCGCTTTCGGACGTCTGCCTCGAAGTCGCCGACGGCGAATTCCTGGGTATCATCGGCCCGAACGGCGGCGGCAAATCGACGCTTCTGAAGACGATTTTAGGTCTGATCCCCGTCGATTCGGGAACGGTAAAAATTTACGGCGAAGACGCAAAATCCCGCAAGATAAGTATCGGCTATGTGCCGCAGTTTGCCTCTTTGGACAGACGGTTTCCGATTACCGTGCTCGAAGTCGTGCTGACCGGTACCTTGAAGACGGGTCTTACCCCGTTTCATCATTATACGCAGGATGATAAAAAGTGCGCTATGGAAACCCTCGAACAAGTGGGCATCGCCGAGCTTTCGGGACGTCAGGTCTCCGCGCTCTCGGGCGGAGAGTTTCAACGCATGCTGATTGCTCGGGCTCTGGCCGTACAACCGAAACTGTTGCTGCTCGACGAGCCGACCGCCAGTGTCGACGCCGCATCGAGAGAGCAAATTTACGAATTGCTCGCACAACTCAATCAAAAAATGACTATTGTCTTAGTCACGCATGATCTTCTTGCGGTATCGTCACAGATCCATCGGCTGGCCTGCCTGAACGGGAAACTGGTCTATCACGGGGAACCGGAATTGAATCAGGACGTCGTCAACCATCTTTACGGCTGCCCGGTCGATCTGATTGCCCACGGCGTTCCGCACCGGGTATTAAAAGAACACGAGGGGGATGAGCACGGATGCTGA
- a CDS encoding zinc ABC transporter substrate-binding protein: protein MPKRKSTHGVSRLIIAILIVLLLLTAACAKAPKTSSSESAQPGKPIVAVTIVPEATFVQAVCGDLADVVTLVPPGSSPENYEPKPDTMQRLEQASIYFSIGVPIESAYILSNIKNTVKVVALSDETAAVYPDRTFEAGERDPHIWLSPKRVKVMVSAIAREMSALDPENASVYEQNATAYLAQLDDLDTQLKTTFTNLTMKKFVVFHPAFGYLADDYGLTMVALEEEGKEATAQHLQEVIDFAKAENIKAIFYQSEIDSSQSAAFAEEIGGKTIQLEPLNADYINNLKKMANLMAEVMQI from the coding sequence ATGCCGAAGCGGAAATCAACTCACGGTGTCTCCCGATTGATCATCGCCATTCTCATAGTTTTATTACTGTTAACTGCGGCCTGCGCAAAAGCGCCGAAGACATCTTCTTCGGAATCCGCACAACCCGGTAAGCCCATTGTCGCCGTCACGATCGTGCCCGAAGCGACTTTTGTACAAGCCGTCTGCGGCGATCTCGCCGACGTCGTAACGTTGGTGCCGCCGGGAAGCAGTCCCGAGAATTACGAGCCGAAACCCGATACCATGCAGCGGTTGGAACAGGCCTCGATTTATTTTTCAATCGGCGTTCCGATTGAATCGGCATATATCCTCTCAAATATTAAAAACACGGTCAAAGTGGTCGCGCTGTCCGATGAGACCGCGGCGGTCTATCCCGACCGGACTTTTGAAGCCGGTGAGCGCGATCCGCACATCTGGCTTTCACCGAAACGCGTCAAGGTTATGGTATCGGCCATCGCACGTGAGATGTCGGCACTCGACCCCGAAAATGCGTCGGTTTACGAACAAAATGCAACCGCATATCTTGCGCAGCTCGATGATTTGGACACCCAACTTAAGACGACTTTTACAAATTTGACTATGAAGAAATTCGTGGTCTTTCACCCCGCTTTCGGCTATCTTGCCGATGATTACGGGCTGACGATGGTTGCACTCGAGGAAGAGGGCAAAGAAGCCACCGCACAACACCTGCAGGAGGTCATCGACTTTGCAAAAGCCGAAAACATCAAAGCGATCTTTTATCAGAGTGAGATCGACAGCAGCCAATCCGCCGCATTCGCCGAAGAAATCGGCGGAAAGACCATTCAGCTTGAACCGCTTAACGCTGATTATATCAACAACCTGAAGAAAATGGCAAATCTGATGGCGGAGGTTATGCAAATTTGA
- a CDS encoding uroporphyrinogen decarboxylase family protein has translation MNPKELLFSVLRHETVNQVPWVPFAGVHAGKLVGYDAQEVLTDGDKLFKALSEANRLYKPNGQPVVFDLQIEAEILGCELVWTKDGPPSVKTHPLAETKQIPCRCTLPDETDGRIPMVLDVMRRMKKEFGDTTALYGLICGPFTLASHLRGSEIFMDMFDDEEYVKQLLVYCNDAAKRMTDMYIAAGMDVIAVVDPMVSQVSSAHFEEFLSAPFSELFAYIRAKNVFSSLFVCGDATKNIDVMCKTNPDSISIDENVNIVTAKHIADHYNITIGGNIPLTTVMLHGTQQDNMKCVIDIIDSVESKKNLIIAPGCDMPYNVPAENAIGVTQAVLQTEETRKMIANYVAVKDKIEVTLPDYANLKKPLLEVFTLDSATCAACGYMKEAAQKAKEHFGDKIDMVEYKYTIKENIARCIKLGVKNLPSIYINGQLKFSSIIPSREELFGAIESVM, from the coding sequence ATGAATCCCAAAGAATTATTATTTTCGGTTTTGAGACACGAGACGGTAAACCAGGTGCCGTGGGTGCCGTTTGCCGGAGTGCATGCCGGGAAACTCGTCGGTTATGACGCACAAGAAGTGCTTACCGATGGCGATAAGCTCTTCAAAGCGCTCTCCGAAGCCAACCGCCTATATAAACCCAACGGCCAGCCCGTTGTCTTCGATTTGCAGATCGAAGCCGAGATTTTGGGCTGCGAACTGGTCTGGACCAAAGACGGCCCGCCGTCGGTCAAGACCCATCCGCTCGCCGAGACCAAACAGATCCCCTGCCGCTGCACTTTGCCCGACGAGACCGACGGGCGCATTCCGATGGTGCTTGACGTGATGCGGCGCATGAAAAAAGAATTCGGTGATACTACGGCACTCTACGGCCTGATCTGCGGCCCGTTTACATTGGCCTCCCATCTGCGCGGCAGCGAAATCTTTATGGATATGTTCGACGACGAGGAATATGTGAAACAGCTGCTTGTTTATTGCAACGACGCCGCAAAGCGTATGACCGACATGTATATCGCGGCGGGTATGGACGTGATCGCCGTCGTCGACCCGATGGTCTCGCAGGTCTCTTCGGCGCATTTTGAAGAATTTTTGAGCGCCCCGTTTTCCGAATTGTTTGCCTACATCCGCGCCAAGAACGTCTTTTCTTCGCTCTTTGTGTGCGGCGACGCCACCAAAAATATCGATGTCATGTGCAAGACCAACCCCGACTCGATCTCGATTGACGAAAATGTCAACATTGTGACCGCTAAACATATCGCCGACCACTATAATATCACAATCGGCGGAAATATCCCGCTGACGACCGTGATGCTGCACGGCACTCAGCAGGACAACATGAAGTGCGTCATCGACATCATCGACAGCGTCGAAAGCAAGAAGAACCTGATTATCGCCCCGGGCTGCGACATGCCTTATAATGTCCCCGCGGAAAACGCCATCGGCGTGACGCAGGCGGTTTTGCAAACCGAAGAAACACGTAAAATGATTGCGAATTATGTCGCGGTCAAAGATAAAATCGAGGTCACTCTGCCGGATTACGCCAACCTTAAAAAACCGCTTCTTGAAGTGTTTACACTCGATTCGGCAACCTGCGCGGCCTGCGGCTACATGAAGGAAGCCGCGCAAAAAGCCAAAGAACACTTCGGCGATAAGATCGATATGGTTGAATATAAATATACGATCAAGGAAAATATCGCGCGCTGCATCAAATTGGGTGTCAAGAACCTGCCGTCGATCTACATCAACGGACAGCTCAAGTTCTCGTCGATCATCCCGAGCCGTGAGGAACTCTTTGGTGCAATTGAATCGGTGATGTGA
- a CDS encoding GTP-binding protein, with protein MTGLYLITGFLGAGKTVFLKGFIRRSPNIRLKIIVNEFGKEGIDGALISETGAKVEEISNGSIFCTCRIDQFENALIKATADKPELILVEASGLSDPTSMQVILKQERFSEIDYLGCICLVDPKTIQKVLAGVRVGIKQLEAADLVLVNKADTVSEQVLCETEALLRDLRPDVRIHRTTFGRIEPEWLQNIRNGKETGGITYHLKDVGLQKLTITIKDSMSYSQFGYFLAGFASFTFRVKGIVLLEGKLSLVDCVGEKISITPYSGEAAHPNKIVALAGAGMPMEKKVQEAAKNHSEHIEEIEWD; from the coding sequence ATGACCGGACTCTATCTGATCACCGGCTTTCTCGGCGCGGGCAAGACTGTATTTTTAAAGGGCTTTATCCGGCGCAGTCCCAATATCCGTTTGAAAATCATTGTCAATGAGTTCGGAAAAGAGGGCATTGACGGCGCGTTGATCAGTGAGACAGGCGCAAAAGTAGAGGAGATCAGCAACGGCTCGATCTTTTGCACCTGCCGCATCGACCAATTCGAAAACGCGCTTATCAAAGCAACTGCCGATAAACCGGAATTGATTTTGGTCGAGGCCTCGGGCCTTTCCGACCCGACTTCGATGCAGGTGATTTTGAAGCAGGAGCGTTTTTCGGAAATTGACTATCTCGGGTGCATCTGCCTCGTCGATCCCAAGACCATTCAAAAAGTGCTCGCGGGCGTGCGCGTCGGCATCAAGCAGCTCGAAGCCGCCGATCTGGTTTTGGTCAACAAAGCCGATACGGTCTCCGAGCAAGTTCTTTGCGAAACCGAAGCGTTGCTTCGGGATTTACGTCCCGATGTGCGGATTCACCGGACAACCTTCGGGCGGATTGAGCCGGAATGGTTACAAAATATCCGTAATGGCAAAGAGACCGGCGGTATAACTTATCATCTGAAAGACGTGGGCTTACAAAAGCTGACGATTACAATCAAGGACTCAATGAGTTACTCGCAGTTCGGTTACTTTCTTGCGGGGTTCGCATCATTCACTTTCAGAGTCAAGGGTATTGTTCTGCTCGAAGGTAAGCTCTCGTTAGTAGACTGTGTGGGCGAAAAGATATCAATCACCCCGTATTCGGGAGAAGCCGCACATCCCAATAAAATCGTTGCGCTGGCCGGGGCGGGTATGCCGATGGAGAAAAAGGTTCAGGAAGCGGCTAAAAATCATTCGGAACACATCGAAGAAATCGAATGGGATTAA